From the genome of Suricata suricatta isolate VVHF042 chromosome 3, meerkat_22Aug2017_6uvM2_HiC, whole genome shotgun sequence, one region includes:
- the RNF25 gene encoding LOW QUALITY PROTEIN: E3 ubiquitin-protein ligase RNF25 (The sequence of the model RefSeq protein was modified relative to this genomic sequence to represent the inferred CDS: inserted 2 bases in 1 codon), protein MAASASASPGEEDWVLPSEVEVLESIYLDELQVVKGNGRSSPWEICITLHPATAEDQDSQYVCFTLVLQVPAQYPNEVPQISIRNPRGLSDEQIHKISQALSHVANAGLGTAMLYELIEKGKEILTDNNIPHGQCVICLYGFQEKEAFTKTPXYHYFHCHCLARYIQHMEHELQAQGQKQEQERQHAATKQKAVGVQCPVCREPLVYDLASLKAAPEPQQPMEPYQPNAESLRQQEERRRLYQRQQERGGIIDLEAERNRYFISLQQPPAPLEPESAIDASRGSQLPSALDTELSTSSTAQSNLSAPPPVASQYTCEKIPGAGPNHQRLGVAPKTMLDPPRASRGPWRQPERRHLKGGECNAHKGTKDTQELPPPEGPLKEPMDLKPEPCSQGVEGPPQEKGPGTWQGPPPRRTRDCARWERSKGRTPGSSYPRLPRGRGAYRPGTRREPLSLESEDGS, encoded by the exons GGTACTTCCCTCTGAAGTCGAGGTGTTAGAGTCTATCTATCTGGATGAACTACAGGTGGttaaaggaaatggcag ATCTTCACCGTGGGAGATCTGCATTACCCTGCACCCCGCCACTGCAGAAGATCAGGACTCACAGTATGTCTGCTTCACTCTGGTGCTTCAGGTCCCAGCACAG TACCCCAATGAGGTGCCACAGATCTCTATCCGTAACCCCCGAGGACTCTCAGATGAACAGATCCACAA GATTTCGCAGGCACTGAGCCACGTGGCCAACGCCGGGCTGGGTACTGCCATGCTCTATGAACTCATAGAG aaagggaaagaaattcttACAGATAACAACATCCCCCATGGCCAGTGCGTCATCTGCCTGTATGGTTTCCag GAGAAGGAGGCCTTTACCAAGACCCC TTACCACTACTTCCACTGCCACTGCCTTGCACGGTATATCCAGCACATGGAGCATGAGCTACAGGCTCAAGGTCAGAAGCAGGAACAGGAACGGCAGCATGCCGCAACCAAGCAG AAGGCAGTCGGAGTGCAGTGTCCAGTGTGCAGAGAGCCCCTCGTGTATGATCTTGCTTCACTGAAAGCAGCCCCCGAACCCCAGCAGCCCATG GAGCCGTACCAGCCTAACGCAGAGAGCTTACGCCAGCAGGAAGAGCGCAGGCGGCTGTACCAGAGGCAACAGGAGCGGGGAGGCATCATCGACCTTGAGGCTGAGCGTAACCGGTACTTCATCAGCCTCCAGCAG CCTCCTGCCCCTCTGGAGCCAGAGTCCGCCATAGATGCCTCCAGAGGATCCCAGCTGCCCAGTGCCCTTGACACAGAACTGTCCACCTCATCAACTGCCCAATCCAACCTGTCTGCTCCTCCGCCTGTGGCCTCCCAGTACACGTGTGAGAAGATTCCAGGGGCTGGGCCAAATCACCAAAGGTTGGGCGTGGCCCCGAAAACTATGCTAGATCCCCCCCGGGCAAGTCGAGGCCCCTGGAGACAGCCCGAACGGAGGCACCTAAAGGGAGGGGAGTGCAATGCCCACAAAGGTACCAAGGATACCCAGGAACTGCCACCTCCTGAGGGGCCCCTCAAGGAGCCCATGGACCTAAAGCCAGAACCCTGTAGCCAAGGGGTTGAAGGTCCTCCCCAAGAGAAGGGGCCCGGCACTTGGCAGGGTCCCCCACCCCGCAGGACTCGGGACTGTGCTCGCTGGGAGCGCTCCAAGGGTCGGACTCCGGGCTCTTCTTACCCCCGCCTGCCTCGGGGCCGGGGAGCCTACCGTCCTGGTACTCGAAGGGAGCCCCTGAGCCTGGAATCTGAGGATGGTTCCTAG
- the LOC115287422 gene encoding mitochondrial chaperone BCS1 isoform X1 yields MPLSDFILALKDNPYFGAGFGLVGVGTALALARKGAQLGLVAFRRHYMITLEVPARDRSYAWLLSWLTRHSARTQHLSVETSYLQHESGRISTKFEFVPSPGNHFIWYRGKWIRVERSREMQMIDLQTGTPWESVTFTALGTDRKIFFNILEEARELALQQEEGKTVMYTAMGSEWRPFGYPRRRRPLSSVVLEQGLANRIVRDIREFIDNPKWYTDRGIPYRRGYLLYGPPGCGKSSFITALAGELEHSICLLSLTDSSLSDDRLNHLLSVAPQQSLVLLEDVDAAFLSRDLAAENPVKYQGLGRLTFSGLLNALDGVASTEARIVFMTTNHVDRLDPALIRPGRVDMKEYVGYCSHWQLTQMFQRFYPGQAPSLAKAFAERVLQVTTQISPAQVQGYFMLYKNDPAGAVHNAESLRT; encoded by the exons ATGCCCCTTTCAGACTTTATTCTGGCCCTGAAGGACAATCCCTACTTTGGGGCTGGCTTTGGGCTTGTGGGTGTGGGCacagccctggccctggcccggAAGGGTGCCCAGCTGGGCTTGGTGGCATTCCGGCGCCATTACATGATCACACTGGAAGTCCCTGCTCGAGACCGAAGCTATGCCTGGTTGCTTAGCTGGCTCACCCGCCACAGTGCCCGTACTCAGCACCTCAGTGTCGAGACTTCCTACCTTCAGCATGAGAGTGGGCGCATCTCCACGAAGTTTGAGTTTGTCCCCAGCCCTGGAAACCACTTTATCTG GTATCGAGGGAAATGGATCCGAGTGGAACGAAGCCGAGAGATGCAGATGATAGACCTGCAGACAGGCACTCCTTGGGAATCTGTCACCTTCACAGCTCTGGGCACTGACCGAAAGATTTTCTTCAACATCCTAGAGGAAG CTCGAGAGCTAGCCTtgcagcaggaggaagggaagacagtGATGTACACAGCCATGGGTTCTGAGTGGCGCCCTTTTGGCTATCCACGCCGGCGGCGGCCACTGAGTTCTGTGGTTCTAGAACAGGGTCTGGCTAACCGAATTGTCCGAGACATCCGGGAATTCATCGATAACCCCAAGTGGTACACTGACAGAG GCATTCCCTACAGACGTGGCTACCTGCTTTATGGGCCCCCTGGTTGTGGAAAAAGCAGTTTTAT CACAGCCCTGGCTGGGGAACTGGAGCACAGCATCTGCCTGCTGAGTCTCACGGACTCCAGCCTCTCCGATGACCGGCTCAACCACCTGTTGAGCGTGGCCCCGCAGCAGAGCCTGGTGCTCTTGGAGGACGTGGATGCAGCCTTTCTTAGCCGAGACCTAGCTGCCGAGA ACCCAGTCAAGTACCAAGGTCTAGGTCGTCTCACCTTCAGTGGACTGCTCAATGCTTTGGATGGCGTGGCTTCCACCGAGGCACGCATCGTGTTCATGACCACCAATCACGTGGACAG GCTGGACCCTGCACTGATCCGCCCTGGACGAGTAGACATGAAGGAGTACGTGGGCTACTGCTCCCACTGGCAGCTGACTCAGATGTTCCAGAGGTTCTATCCAGGGCAAGCACCTTCCCTGGCCAAGGCCTTCGCAGAACGTGTCCTTCAAGTTACAACTCAGATCAGTCCTGCCCAGGTCCAGGGCTACTTCATGCTCTATAAAAACGACCCTGCAGGGGCAGTTCACAATGCGGAGTCTCTGAGGACGTGA
- the LOC115287422 gene encoding mitochondrial chaperone BCS1 isoform X3: protein MPLSDFILALKDNPYFGAGFGLVGVGTALALARKGAQLGLVAFRRHYMITLEVPARDRSYAWLLSWLTRHSARTQHLSVETSYLQHESGRISTKFEFVPSPGNHFIWYRGKWIRVERSREMQMIDLQTGTPWESVTFTALGTDRKIFFNILEEGIPYRRGYLLYGPPGCGKSSFITALAGELEHSICLLSLTDSSLSDDRLNHLLSVAPQQSLVLLEDVDAAFLSRDLAAENPVKYQGLGRLTFSGLLNALDGVASTEARIVFMTTNHVDRLDPALIRPGRVDMKEYVGYCSHWQLTQMFQRFYPGQAPSLAKAFAERVLQVTTQISPAQVQGYFMLYKNDPAGAVHNAESLRT from the exons ATGCCCCTTTCAGACTTTATTCTGGCCCTGAAGGACAATCCCTACTTTGGGGCTGGCTTTGGGCTTGTGGGTGTGGGCacagccctggccctggcccggAAGGGTGCCCAGCTGGGCTTGGTGGCATTCCGGCGCCATTACATGATCACACTGGAAGTCCCTGCTCGAGACCGAAGCTATGCCTGGTTGCTTAGCTGGCTCACCCGCCACAGTGCCCGTACTCAGCACCTCAGTGTCGAGACTTCCTACCTTCAGCATGAGAGTGGGCGCATCTCCACGAAGTTTGAGTTTGTCCCCAGCCCTGGAAACCACTTTATCTG GTATCGAGGGAAATGGATCCGAGTGGAACGAAGCCGAGAGATGCAGATGATAGACCTGCAGACAGGCACTCCTTGGGAATCTGTCACCTTCACAGCTCTGGGCACTGACCGAAAGATTTTCTTCAACATCCTAGAGGAAG GCATTCCCTACAGACGTGGCTACCTGCTTTATGGGCCCCCTGGTTGTGGAAAAAGCAGTTTTAT CACAGCCCTGGCTGGGGAACTGGAGCACAGCATCTGCCTGCTGAGTCTCACGGACTCCAGCCTCTCCGATGACCGGCTCAACCACCTGTTGAGCGTGGCCCCGCAGCAGAGCCTGGTGCTCTTGGAGGACGTGGATGCAGCCTTTCTTAGCCGAGACCTAGCTGCCGAGA ACCCAGTCAAGTACCAAGGTCTAGGTCGTCTCACCTTCAGTGGACTGCTCAATGCTTTGGATGGCGTGGCTTCCACCGAGGCACGCATCGTGTTCATGACCACCAATCACGTGGACAG GCTGGACCCTGCACTGATCCGCCCTGGACGAGTAGACATGAAGGAGTACGTGGGCTACTGCTCCCACTGGCAGCTGACTCAGATGTTCCAGAGGTTCTATCCAGGGCAAGCACCTTCCCTGGCCAAGGCCTTCGCAGAACGTGTCCTTCAAGTTACAACTCAGATCAGTCCTGCCCAGGTCCAGGGCTACTTCATGCTCTATAAAAACGACCCTGCAGGGGCAGTTCACAATGCGGAGTCTCTGAGGACGTGA
- the LOC115287422 gene encoding mitochondrial chaperone BCS1 isoform X2: protein MPLSDFILALKDNPYFGAGFGLVGVGTALALARKGAQLGLVAFRRHYMITLEVPARDRSYAWLLSWLTRHSARTQHLSVETSYLQHESGRISTKFEFVPSPGNHFIWYRGKWIRVERSREMQMIDLQTGTPWESVTFTALGTDRKIFFNILEEEQGLANRIVRDIREFIDNPKWYTDRGIPYRRGYLLYGPPGCGKSSFITALAGELEHSICLLSLTDSSLSDDRLNHLLSVAPQQSLVLLEDVDAAFLSRDLAAENPVKYQGLGRLTFSGLLNALDGVASTEARIVFMTTNHVDRLDPALIRPGRVDMKEYVGYCSHWQLTQMFQRFYPGQAPSLAKAFAERVLQVTTQISPAQVQGYFMLYKNDPAGAVHNAESLRT from the exons ATGCCCCTTTCAGACTTTATTCTGGCCCTGAAGGACAATCCCTACTTTGGGGCTGGCTTTGGGCTTGTGGGTGTGGGCacagccctggccctggcccggAAGGGTGCCCAGCTGGGCTTGGTGGCATTCCGGCGCCATTACATGATCACACTGGAAGTCCCTGCTCGAGACCGAAGCTATGCCTGGTTGCTTAGCTGGCTCACCCGCCACAGTGCCCGTACTCAGCACCTCAGTGTCGAGACTTCCTACCTTCAGCATGAGAGTGGGCGCATCTCCACGAAGTTTGAGTTTGTCCCCAGCCCTGGAAACCACTTTATCTG GTATCGAGGGAAATGGATCCGAGTGGAACGAAGCCGAGAGATGCAGATGATAGACCTGCAGACAGGCACTCCTTGGGAATCTGTCACCTTCACAGCTCTGGGCACTGACCGAAAGATTTTCTTCAACATCCTAGAGGAAG AACAGGGTCTGGCTAACCGAATTGTCCGAGACATCCGGGAATTCATCGATAACCCCAAGTGGTACACTGACAGAG GCATTCCCTACAGACGTGGCTACCTGCTTTATGGGCCCCCTGGTTGTGGAAAAAGCAGTTTTAT CACAGCCCTGGCTGGGGAACTGGAGCACAGCATCTGCCTGCTGAGTCTCACGGACTCCAGCCTCTCCGATGACCGGCTCAACCACCTGTTGAGCGTGGCCCCGCAGCAGAGCCTGGTGCTCTTGGAGGACGTGGATGCAGCCTTTCTTAGCCGAGACCTAGCTGCCGAGA ACCCAGTCAAGTACCAAGGTCTAGGTCGTCTCACCTTCAGTGGACTGCTCAATGCTTTGGATGGCGTGGCTTCCACCGAGGCACGCATCGTGTTCATGACCACCAATCACGTGGACAG GCTGGACCCTGCACTGATCCGCCCTGGACGAGTAGACATGAAGGAGTACGTGGGCTACTGCTCCCACTGGCAGCTGACTCAGATGTTCCAGAGGTTCTATCCAGGGCAAGCACCTTCCCTGGCCAAGGCCTTCGCAGAACGTGTCCTTCAAGTTACAACTCAGATCAGTCCTGCCCAGGTCCAGGGCTACTTCATGCTCTATAAAAACGACCCTGCAGGGGCAGTTCACAATGCGGAGTCTCTGAGGACGTGA